TCAGATGCTCAAGATTGTATACCGCCTGAAGGGCTACGAGGCCATGCTTGCCGACTATGCCCAGGGGGTCTTCGTGTTCGATGAAATCCACGCTTACGAACCGAGGCGCCTTGCCATGATCCTGGAGACCGTGAAGTATTTACGGGAGGAATGGGGTGCTCGTTTTCTGGTGATGTCGGCAACCCTTCCAGCACCTATAAGAAATCGGGTAAAACAGGCCCTTGAAAACCCGGATGTGATAACCGCCGCTCTACCCTTATATAAGGCGTTCTCTAGGCACCAGGTGAGTGTTGTCCCTGGCGACCTCTTGGAGGCAGCTAATCTGGAAAGGGCTGTTCGAGACTGGCATGGGGGCAAGAGTGTACTTGTGACGTGTAACACGGTGGCGAGGGCTCAGGCGGTGTATAGGGCGATTATGAAAAGTCCGCTTAAACCCCCAGGGGGAGAGCTGATCCTATTGCACAGCCGCTTCAACGCAAGGGACCGCTTCAGAAAAGAGCACTGCATTTTGTCTAATTTGGCTTTGGGGAGGGTTGGATCTGAACACAAAAGCGAACGTCCCGTAATGGTGGTGTCCACCCAGGTGATTGAAGTGAGTTTGAATGTAGATATGGACACCATTTACTCTGATCCTGCGCCGCTTGAGGCACTGATTCAGCGATTCGGCCGCGTCAACAGGAACCGCAGGATGCCCGTGGCTCCCGCATATGTGTTCGAAGAGCCGGCCGACGGGCAGGGAATTTATGACCCTGCCTTGATAAAGGAAGCGTTGCAAGTGCTCAATTGCAACAGCGACCGCCCGCTTGACGAGATGGGAGTGCAAGACTGGCTGGACGGAATCTATACTGGAAAGATCCTCGCAGACTGGGAAGCCTCCTATGAAAGTACCGCTACTGAATTCCGTACCGCCTTTTTGAAAACCCTGATTCCATTTGTGTCTGACCCTGAGCTGGAGGAAGCTTTTGACCGCTTGTTCGACGGGGTCGAGGTACTTCCCGCAGCGTTGGTGAAGGAATATCTGGAACTCAATGATCGAGATCCTATCGGAGCGACACAGCTGCTCATACCAATAAGATGGGGACAATATCACCTTTTGACCAAAAGAGGGCGGATTAGGCCATGTCAAGGTAAAATGCCCTCGGTGGTGGACGGCCATTATGATCCAGAGGTTGGATTGGACTTTACGAAAAACCAACAGGAGAACGTCTGAAGTGATACCCGTAGACACC
The DNA window shown above is from Deltaproteobacteria bacterium and carries:
- the cas3 gene encoding CRISPR-associated helicase Cas3', which produces MSFDWHETLAEIWAKSPVLGSDKGESLREHTYNLMVRLDGLARLRPKLQEEFNLPRLWLILQRAAWLHDWGKAAPSFQLMLRGGPTWHHRHEVLSLLWVDWCCHDLESTEATWVASIVVSHHKEARDIFELYPFGLAEEDDPVGDLVSEVDVDTCRILWEWQRQQAMTSWTPNQPEGEVPGAPLPPPWEEAVARVRREGVERIRFWLDRFRRLVAGFESGNESLSPTLGFLLRGFMLQADYTASAHVAQGERPRLEDGRILKAFSLNQASLYEHQAAAARTEGNTILIAPTGSGKTEAALLWASCQNRCQTGIPRLFYTLPYQASMNAMFDRLNGAFSGKVGLVHSRSLAALYQRFMDQKYSVKEAGRQAQWMKALARLHVQPMVIFSPYQMLKIVYRLKGYEAMLADYAQGVFVFDEIHAYEPRRLAMILETVKYLREEWGARFLVMSATLPAPIRNRVKQALENPDVITAALPLYKAFSRHQVSVVPGDLLEAANLERAVRDWHGGKSVLVTCNTVARAQAVYRAIMKSPLKPPGGELILLHSRFNARDRFRKEHCILSNLALGRVGSEHKSERPVMVVSTQVIEVSLNVDMDTIYSDPAPLEALIQRFGRVNRNRRMPVAPAYVFEEPADGQGIYDPALIKEALQVLNCNSDRPLDEMGVQDWLDGIYTGKILADWEASYESTATEFRTAFLKTLIPFVSDPELEEAFDRLFDGVEVLPAALVKEYLELNDRDPIGATQLLIPIRWGQYHLLTKRGRIRPCQGKMPSVVDGHYDPEVGLDFTKNQQENV